The sequence TTCTACAAAAGAAGGCCTGTGTGAGGAGGCCAATGACACCATCCCAAGCAAGAACCTGATCATCACTGCTGGAGTGTGGGGGGACAATGTTAGCAATTACTCTGCAAAAGAGGGTTTGTGTGAGGAGACCAATGACATCATCCCAAGAAAGAACCTGACGATCACTGCTGGAGTGTGGGGAGACGATGTTAGCAATTACTCTGTGAAAGAAGGTTTGTGTGAGGAGGCCAATGGCAATATCCCAAGCAACGCACATCCTGCAACAATTAAGGAATTACCTGCAAAGCCTTTAGAGAGCACGCCAAGCAAGAACCTGACAACTATTGCAATGCTGGGTGAAGAGGAAAATAACAACCCCCTTAGGTTGTTTCACGAGACTGACATCAACATCCCCAGTAAGGTAGTATTACCTAAAAAATCTAAGAACAACCAAAGAAGGAACCTGGTAACCACTGCCGTCAAGTGTGAGGAGGCAAACAATGACCCCCTGAGCCGGAGGTTTTCTGAAGATGCTAATCGTAACATTCCTACCAGAAACCTGTCTGATAAGACTAAGAACAATGCCCAAAGCAATAGACCTACTAATCCAGATAGGAAGAACAACCCACAGAAGAAGCTTTCTACCTCTGCAGTACATGCTGCTCCTGCCAGAAAGAACACCTCTGAAATCAAGATGGCTAATTCTGAAATGAAGCCTTCTACCTCTTTTGGCCAGGCTGCAGAACAAGGCATCAATCTGGCAAACTTGAAGGCCATAAAACAGTACCAAGAATTTGAGGAAAAGGTCAAAAGAACTGTATATCTTGATTACTTCTCGCACCAAGCTACAGAGTCAGTCATCAGAACTGCTCTGAATCAATTTGGGACTGTGAGAGAGATCAATTTTGTGGTGAACTACACCATTCCCTTTAGCATCCCACAGTCTGCATTGGTCATAATGGAGACTGAGAAGGATGCTGTGGCTGTGGTCAATATGCTCAATGAGTTCCCTTTTATGATGTCTGGAATGCCAAGGCCTGTGAGGGCAACTCGTGCTACAGCTGAGATGTTTAATGATCGCCCCCGGAGACCTGGGAACAAGTTAGAGTTTCGCTGGGTGGGCCCTTCAGATGCTGATTATCATATTGTCAAAAAGTTGAAGTTAATGTCGAGGAGACATGAGCTGGATAACTTGGCATTAGTCAAGGTAAAATCTCATCctcattagaatttttttttcacatttctaCCATTTTCCGTTAAATAGCAATCATCTTCCAGTTGTGTATTTCACTCATTGTTCAGTTAGTAATCAATGGAATTTTGAGGATTGATGTGATCTTTTTTATTGCTTTGAATCCTTGTAGCATGAGCTGGAAGAAGAGCATTTCCTTGCAAAACATCAGGAGGAGATTTTGAATTGCAATCAGAGGAAGCTTGAAGTTATGGACTCCATCATGTTGACCGGCAAGTTTACCCACTTGCAACACATTTATAGCGTCAAGGTGGATGAAGTGTTTTGTAACAAATGGCTCGTGTAATTAGCCCCGTTCTCCACACAGCACAGGTACCTTATTGGATTGGTTCAATGTTTGTGAACTGACGTCAAGGGTTTCGCAGAATTTGAAACGCTTCTGAAATTTGGACTTAAAAGTAGGAGAGCAAATCTGTCTTCAATTGCTTGTATTTGACATTGGACAATTAAAGAACTCTATATGGATGGAAATTTATTTGTCCTTAGAAAGTTGATGCAGAAAGTAACGAAAGTAGTTGAACTTTGAGATTTGGTGACTATTCTTAACTTGAAATGAACTTGAAATCTGTACATTTTTATTCGCTATGAACTTCATTGCCTCTTGCCAAATTCTCGCCATCAAGGTGTGAATGCTGGAATATTTTAAAATTGCATGGAGCTTTGTAACCATGCCATCTTACCACAATTCATGgaaaatttatttcattttattgGAAGGTGACTGAATGGCAAGCATCCCAGTTTTCATACTtacataggctgtgtttggaaaaattggaagtttggttgaaattggaacaatgtgacggaaaagttggaagtttgtgtgtaggaaaattttgatgtgatgggaaagttagaagtttgaagaaaaactttgaaactaaacacggccatagttACATTCAGGTGATAATTTCTTTTAGTCAATGCAAATATGAAATGGATCATAATTTGTATCTACCCTTGGGATGTTCGTAATATGTGTAGTAAAGGTGAAGAATTTACATAGGACAGAGAAACATCCGTTGTGGAATCTCTCATGTATCACCATGAGAGCATGTAGATAAACACAGCTGCGAATGTTGGGTTTGCTTAACTTACTGCTCTCGGTAACAGTTGCAGTATGCTGCCGTAATTCACCAACCATTCAAGCAGAGACAGTGAGCTTGATACAAAAACACAAACTATAAACTGAAAACGAACACTATTATCCTATAATATACATAAATTTATCCGAAAGCTTCACTTTATTTACATCCTCTGTATGCATTGCCAATGCCTGATGTAACAAGTATACTATACAAGCAGCAGCGTTAGTCATCGTCAAGGTCAAAATCATCATCGGAGCCAAACTCAAGGAACGAGCCAACTGACTTGCGAAGGATGATGAAGGACTTATCATCCTaagaaaaagaaatttgaataagagACGAAGTACGCTGTTACTCACAGGAAACAGGGTAATCAGCTGCAAAATCTGAAATGTATTCGAAAAATACCTGCTTCATCCTCCTCAGAGGTTCTGCATGTGTTACCTTCTCTGAGAACGTATTGTCAAATTCTTTCCTCCGCAGAGATTGTTCTTCATGTGTTTTCTTCCCAGAGAACATGTTGTTAAATTGTGTCCTCCGAAGATATTGTTCCGCATGTGTTATCTTCGCTGAGAACGTGTTGTCAACTTCAGTCTTCCGAAGAGATTGTTCTGCGCGTGTTATCTTCTCTGAGAAGGTATTGTCAAGCTCTGACAACGTGgctgtctcctccttccctggTAGAAAGATTTACTATCATAGCTAACCATCTTTCCTTGTATGAAATAGGCAAATCATCTAGTTACTTACTATGATTTTCAAACTGTTCAAGCAAGGCCTTCTTCTCAACTTCAACTTTTGAGAACAGGTCTGTGGAGCATAACATTTCATAAGAATATTGTTAGGTTAAAGTAATTTTAACAGAACACCTTTACAGCCACAGCATGCAAATCTTTGGAGAAGAAAGCAGCCAGCCTGCAAGTCTACAACGTGCATTTTAGCAAACAAAGCATGAATTTCAACTAAATTTGTCCTGTAGATAGTATGacatgaaaataaaacaaagagtCACAAAATCaatcctattttttttagataatgggttTTAACAAACACCCAGCCTCTACATACAAAAGGGTGTACGCAGCCAAAAATCAATCCTACAGATAGAAACAAGAAGCACTTTTCATATATTATGGgaacaaaacaataaaaaaataaccatTGAATATGCCATACACATGAAGTGTGATTCTATATCTTTACTCTTTAAAAAGGATGGGAGTTGGGGGGTGATGAATTGTTCTATACCTACAGGTTACACCCATTTTAGATCTTTATCAGCTGCAAATATGTCGGGATGTATGTGTTGTAAGATTTTTCTATGAAATAAATTCATCCTTGCACAAGTGTATAAGTAGGTGTCGATTGGTCTCATGTTATCATGAttataagttttaaaatttgagaattATATCTATTATTGCATTTCGTTGCAGTATGTGGGATCCATTTCAACATGCAGCACATATGGTACTAGTATTTGGGTAAATGCTAGCTCTCATTTGACATACCTCTGAATGCCTGTACGTGCACATCTTTTTCTTTACAGAATATTTCATATGATTCTTGAAATTTGATGAACTCTTTGCTCAATGAATTGTCACACTGCTGGTAGTAGGgattacatgaaaaaaaatcaatttatagGTAAATAAATAAACTGATAACAGTTGTGAATTAAATGCAATTTGAATACCTCTTTGGAAGTGTTTGACAATACTTTCAGCAAATTCTGCCTGCATATGCAATGGAGATAATTGTCAGTACATATTCAGTAAAGATGaacctttttattttcattaagTGGATTAAAGCGTACTTGTTCATGCTAAGTGCAAATGCCAGGTCTGAATGCTTTTTTACAGTCCATAACGGGTTAGGTGTAGTTCTATGGAGAAGATATTCACAAGCAAATGCAATACCTTTGTTTCTCAAACTTTAACTTGGTATCTTCTAACATAGTCTGAATATCTGCTGCAACACTAAAGGTTTAGCAAAGAATATTAGCCGTATGTAGTGCATATAACTTCACAAGAGAGTGTAATCATACTGATGAAAGAAGACATTTAGAAAATGCTAAAGTATTTACTCACAAAAAATTGTGCAGAAGTGTCATACCTTGGGCAATGAAAGACATAAATAATTTGCAGTACCGTCAGTGAAAGAACTTAGTTTACTTTTTGAATTGTGTGAACATAACCAATTAATTTTCTCAAATTCTAGCTTGAAGAAATGATAATACGATCTACATGTATGGATTTTCTtcgcatagttttttttaaaaaagttgtgCTTTATTTGGAAGTATAAGAGATAGTAAATTGAGCTGATGGGAAAGCAGCCTGTATGAGAATAAAAATAGGTTCCAGTAGCTCAACATTGCCATGCACATTTTCACCAGATCGACATAAGTAAGTCGCTACCACCACACATGCATAACACACAAACAACAAGAAGCAGCAATATCAAGATACAAATCTAAGATGATAGACAAATCTCAGAACCAACACATTCATACATCGCGCTACTCTAGAAGCAACTTGCGACGGTCCCAGATACTAACCAATTCATGGCGAATTGACCATTCACCTTGAACTATGATAGCATCAGTCACATAACCACGAGCTAGCACAAAATGCATAGAAACGCTAGCGCACAGAGAACCTAG is a genomic window of Oryza glaberrima chromosome 7, OglaRS2, whole genome shotgun sequence containing:
- the LOC127778320 gene encoding uncharacterized protein LOC127778320 — translated: MMMQPSQRPRTRARRGQRRPRPPRPPPPPPLDSGGSAWIGTCVDSSSRWSIFCSKEMSASENQAAEASKGDDEKMDPPKMKIRIRLPPRKRLSNGLLKADMDGPDDRNNAQSSGVPVQTKSTIPSKQMTIPAAQCYASSISTSILWNEGNNNASSQTLPNEPNCDTSSDKLPEEASDSIPSKKLIIKAAQHYTSSISTGGLCNEANNNTSSKTLTNESNCDTSSDKLPEETIDNISSKVLTITAAQHQIDSISTGELCNEANNNTSRKILTITAAQHQIDSISTGELCNEANNNTSSKILPNEPNCDISSDKQPEEANDTIPSKNLMITAGVCMDDVSNYSAKEGLCEDANDTIPSTNLMITAGVWGHDVSNYSAKEGLCEEANDIIPRKNLTIVDGVWEDDVSNYSTKEGLCEEANDTIPSKNLIITAGVWGDNVSNYSAKEGLCEETNDIIPRKNLTITAGVWGDDVSNYSVKEGLCEEANGNIPSNAHPATIKELPAKPLESTPSKNLTTIAMLGEEENNNPLRLFHETDINIPSKVVLPKKSKNNQRRNLVTTAVKCEEANNDPLSRRFSEDANRNIPTRNLSDKTKNNAQSNRPTNPDRKNNPQKKLSTSAVHAAPARKNTSEIKMANSEMKPSTSFGQAAEQGINLANLKAIKQYQEFEEKVKRTVYLDYFSHQATESVIRTALNQFGTVREINFVVNYTIPFSIPQSALVIMETEKDAVAVVNMLNEFPFMMSGMPRPVRATRATAEMFNDRPRRPGNKLEFRWVGPSDADYHIVKKLKLMSRRHELDNLALVKHELEEEHFLAKHQEEILNCNQRKLEVMDSIMLTGKFTHLQHIYSVKVDEVFCNKWLV
- the LOC127780065 gene encoding uncharacterized protein LOC127780065, translating into MWAPPFPSSRNFEFHTPRLKPAMPPAAASPGGGRRRGTAGEAPRSEKRPRESQGLESESGSDGGSGSDSDGDFVSDLREIVCLLRLIKGGVDREGQKMCEQIIASVAADIQTMLEDTKLKFEKQRQNLLKVLSNTSKEQCDNSLSKEFIKFQESYEIFCKEKDVHVQAFRDLFSKVEVEKKALLEQFENHRKEETATLSELDNTFSEKITRAEQSLRKTEVDNTFSAKITHAEQYLRRTQFNNMFSGKKTHEEQSLRRKEFDNTFSEKVTHAEPLRRMKQDDKSFIILRKSVGSFLEFGSDDDFDLDDD